A region of Rattus rattus isolate New Zealand chromosome 7, Rrattus_CSIRO_v1, whole genome shotgun sequence DNA encodes the following proteins:
- the Trib2 gene encoding tribbles homolog 2 yields MNIHRSTPITIARYGRSRNKTQDFEELSSIRSAEPSQSFSPNLGSPSPPETPNLSHCVSCIGKYLLLEPLEGDHVFRAVHLHSGEELVCKVFEISCYQESLAPCFCLSAHSNINQITEILLGETKAYVFFERSYGDMHSFVRTCKKLREEEAARLFYQIASAVAHCHDGGLVLRDLKLRKFIFKDEERTRVKLESLEDAYILRGDDDSLSDKHGCPAYVSPEILNTNGSYSGKAADVWSLGVMLYTMLVGRYPFHDIEPSSLFSKIRRGQFNIPETLSPKAKCLIRSILRREPSERLTSQEILDHPWFSTDFSVSNSGFGAKEACDQLVPDVNMEENLDPFFN; encoded by the exons ATGAACATACACAGGTCTACCCCTATCACAATAGCGAGATATGGGAGATCGCGGAACAAAACCCAGGATTTCGAAGAGCTGTCGTCTATAAGGTCCGCTGAGCCCAGCCAGAGTTTCAGCCCGAACCTTGGCTCTCCGAGCCCGCCCGAGACTCCGAACTTGTCGCATTGCGTTTCCTGCATCGGGAAATACTTACTGTTGGAGCCTCTGGAGGGAGACCACGTTTTCCGCGCTGTGCATCTGCACAGCGGAGAGGAGCTGGTGTGCAAG GTGTTTGAGATCAGCTGCTACCAGGAGTCTCTGgccccctgcttctgcctgtcTGCCCATAGCAACATCaaccaaatcacagaaatcctcctgggAGAGACCAAAGCCTATGTGTTCTTCGAGCGGAGCTATGGAGACATGCATTCCTTTGTCCGCACTTGCaagaagctgagggaggaggaggcagcccgACTGTTCTACCAGATTGCCTCTGCGGTGGCCCACTGCCATGATGGGGGGCTGGTGCTGCGTGACCTCAAGCTGCGGAAATTTATCTTCAAGGATGAAGAGAG GACTCGTGTCAAGCTGGAGAGCTTGGAAGACGCTTACATTCTCCGGGGTGATGACGACTCCCTCTCTGACAAGCATGGCTGCCCAGCATATGTCAGCCCAGAGATCTTGAACACCAACGGCAGTTATTCGGGCAAGGCAGCGGACGTGTGGAGCCTGGGGGTAATGCTGTACACCATGTTGGTGGGGCGTTACCCTTTCCATGACATTGAGCCTAGTTCCCTCTTCAGTAAGATCCGCAGGGGCCAATTCAACATTCCAGAAACTCTGTCTCCCAAGGCCAAGTGCCTCATCCGAAGCATCCTGCGACGGGAGCCCTCAGAGCGGCTGACCTCACAGGAAATTCTGGACCATCCTTGGTTTTCTACAGATTTTAGTGTCTCGAATTCGGGATTTGGTGCTAAAGAGGCATGTGACCAGCTGGTGCCAGACGTCAACATGGAGGAGAACTTGGACCCTTTCTTTAACTGA